Part of the Natronobacterium gregoryi SP2 genome, TCGAGAAAGCCGACGCGATCACGGTCAACCCCTACATGGGTCGCGATTCGCTCCAGCCGTTCCTGGCCGACGAGGAGTCGGGCGTGTTCGTCCTCTGTCGCACCTCGAACCCGGGCGGCGAGGATCTTCAGGATCTGGAACTCGAGACGGGCGAACCCGTCTACGAACGCGTCGCCGCGCTCGCGGATCTGTGGAACGAGAACGACAACGTCGGTCTCGTGGTGGGGGCGACGAAACCCGAGGAACTCGAGGAACTGCGCGAGCAGGTGCCCGCCCTCCCCTTCCTCGTTCCCGGCGTCGGCGCACAGGGTGGCGACGCCGAGGCTGCAGTCGAGTACGGCCTGGCCGACGGTGTCGGCTTGGTCAACTCCTCTCGCGGGATCATCTTCGCGGGAGAAGACAGCGAAGCGTTCGCGACGGCGAGCAAGCAGGCTGCGAACCGTCTCAAGAAGCGTTTGAAC contains:
- the pyrF gene encoding orotidine-5'-phosphate decarboxylase, coding for MNFFDRLHDRIRTVDSVVSIGLDPDLDRIPDHLEDHDLPRWAFNRRIIDATHEHAAAYKPNAAFYEDPDGWRALEETIAYAHGKNVPVLLDAKRADIGNTTRQYAQLLEKADAITVNPYMGRDSLQPFLADEESGVFVLCRTSNPGGEDLQDLELETGEPVYERVAALADLWNENDNVGLVVGATKPEELEELREQVPALPFLVPGVGAQGGDAEAAVEYGLADGVGLVNSSRGIIFAGEDSEAFATASKQAANRLKKRLNQYR